The following are encoded together in the Montipora foliosa isolate CH-2021 chromosome 12, ASM3666993v2, whole genome shotgun sequence genome:
- the LOC137979152 gene encoding kelch-like protein 3: protein MSQRFACIGVEEDVEAVDYEIKDFNTSAWNSNMADLSQPMPSDPSKHCQELIYRLDALRRKESFFDVTISVKEKEFKAHRLVLAAASPFFLSLLVSDMRERKEQFIRIELEEATGSVMEEVLKYIYTGNVAVTKDTAHDLVAVADHLLLPGLKTFACDVLEENITIENCIFNYYFADKYQCLELTRESRGFINLNFSSVMKTDDFLKLDIAQVMKWVSSDDVTVTSEEEIFKGVVKWVTQKKSERESNFAELLSQVRLKSISHDFLFNELINEELVTMNKETLNFVLRSMKCIVDPYCENAAKPPRKCLEKYTDVIFVCGGRTALCYAPQKDIWYQLSDMLFEHQEHAVVQYKDKVCIFGGQHVGPGKSRVIEYFLSSTNCWVAVEGRHESDVCSCLSVLDGCIYALFGCTIILYKLDESLCEHVANPPTIRYRACLVSDKRHLYLLGGIEYSQFQASKTVQRFDPILATWEEVAAMNEARYDAFGAAMNGKIYIAGGMTENERPSKLLKSCEVYDPSTDEWQVMSNLKVCRQSANMVCIQEALYVVGGFKDLEWSSRELSVEVFQLGACEWKSKSTIPTNFEKENSGDQKKKIHHKACLAVIHKSLLEKLCKL, encoded by the coding sequence ATGTCGCAACGTTTTGCGTGTATCGGTGTCGAAGAAGACGTGGAAGCAGTTGATTACGaaatcaaagatttcaacaCTTCCGCATGGAATTCCAACATGGCGGACCTTTCACAGCCAATGCCATCAGATCCATCAAAACACTGTCAGGAACTTATCTATCGTCTGGATGCTCTGAGAAGAAAAGAGAGTTTCTTCGATGTAACAATTTCAGTAAAAGAGAAAGAGTTTAAAGCTCACAGACTTGTGTTAGCAGCAGCAAGCccgttttttctttcacttctgGTCAGTGACATGAGAGAGAGAAAGGAACAGTTCATCAGGATAGAACTTGAAGAAGCAACGGGGTCAGTAATGGAAGAAGTTCTTAAATACATTTACACTGGTAATGTTGCAGTCACTAAGGATACTGCCCACGACTTAGTGGCAGTAGCAGACCATCTTCTCTTACCAGGTTTGAAGACTTTCGCTTGTgatgttttggaggaaaacattacaattgaaaactgcatttTCAATTATTACTTTGCCGACAAATATCAGTGTTTGGAATTAACGAGGGAATCCCGTGGGTTTATTAACTTAAATTTCAGTTCAGTCATGAAAACAGATGACTTCCTGAAGCTCGATATTGCACAAGTCATGAAGTGGGTTTCCAGTGATGATGTTACTGTCACCTCCGAGGAAGAGATTTTTAAGGGAGTAGTGAAGTGGGTGACTCAAAAGAAGAGTGAACGAGAAAGCAACTTTGCTGAATTGTTGAGTCAAGTCCGTCTGAAATCCATATCTCATGACTTTCTCTTTAATGAATTGATCAATGAAGAACTGGTGACAATGAACAAGGAGACTTTGAATTTTGTGTTGAGGTCCATGAAATGCATTGTTGATCCATACTGTGAAAATGCTGCCAAGCCACCCAGGAAGTGCTTGGAGAAATACACAGATGTGATTTTTGTTTGTGGTGGCAGGACTGCCTTGTGCTATGCACCTCAGAAAGATATTTGGTATCAGTTGTCAGACATGTTATTTGAACATCAAGAACATGCTGTTGTTCAATACAAAGATAAAGTTTGCATTTTTGGGGGACAGCATGTTGGACCAGGAAAATCTCGAGTAATAGAATACTTTCTTTCTTCCACTAATTGCTGGGTGGCAGTTGAAGGAAGACATGAAAGTGATGTTTGTTCTTGTTTATCAGTTCTAGATGGTTGCATCTATGCATTATTTGGTTGCACCATTATTCTCTATAAGCTTGATGAGAGTTTATGTGAGCATGTGGCTAATCCACCAACTATTCGCTATAGAGCTTGTTTAGTCAGTGATAAAAGACACCTTTACTTATTAGGAGGAATTGAATATTCTCAGTTCCAAGCATCTAAAACAGTACAAAGGTTTGATCCTATTTTAGCCACATGGGAGGAGGTTGCAGCTATGAATGAGGCAAGATATGATGCTTTTGGAGCAGCCATGAATGGAAAGATCTACATAGCAGGTGGCATGACTGAAAATGAGAGACCTTCTAAACTACTGAAGTCTTGTGAGGTATATGACCCATCAACAGATGAATGGCAAGTCATGAGTAACCTCAAGGTGTGTCGTCAATCTGCAAACATGGTATGCATTCAGGAAGCGCTTTATGTGGTTGGTGGCTTCAAAGATTTAGAATGGTCTTCAAGAGAGTTATCAGTGGAAGTGTTTCAGTTAGGAGCATGTGAATGGAAAAGTAAGTCCACTATACCCACtaactttgaaaaagaaaattctggggatcaaaagaaaaagattcATCATAAGGCATGTCTTGCAGTGATCCACAAGAGCCTATTAGAAAAGCTGTGTAAGCTCTGA